The window TTTGTCGCAAGCAGGCTTCGCTGAAATCAAACCATTTTCGACCGCGGCTAATGCTTTATTGGAAAAAATCGTCAGCGAATTCTCTGAAGAAGATGCAGCGCGCATCAAAGCGATTGAAGCAATTACCAATCATGACGTTAAAGCAGTGGAATACTGGCTGAAAGAGTCGGTAGGATTACCATTACCAGATAGCTACGGCCATCTGCCAGTACGCGCGCTGGCCATTGATACGGCAATCACACAAGAATTAAAAGCGGCAGCAGAATTTATCCATTTTGCCTGTACCTCAGAGGATATCAACAACACCTCGCACGGCATGATGCTCAAGAGTGCGCGTGACGGCGTCATGCTACCTGCCTTACAAAATCTGATCACACGATTAACAGAGTTAGCACTCACCAACGCCGACGTGCCGATGTTATCCCGCACCCACGGCCAATCTGCCAGCCCGACCACATTAGGCAAGGAAATGGCAAACGTCGTAGCTCGCTTGCAACGCGCTGCGCAACGTATCGCCCAGGTAGAAATCCTTGGCAAAATGAATGGCGCGGTCGGCAACTACAACGCACATTTATCAGCCTACCCCAAGCATGACTGGGAAAGTTTTTCAAAAAACGTAATTGAGCAACGCCTAGGTCTGGTCTATAACCCTTACACCATTCAGATCGAACCGCATGACTATATGGCAGAAATGTTTGATGCCTTTGCACGTGCAAATACGATTTTGCTGGATTTAAATCGTGATATCTGGGGCTACATTTCAGTTGGCTATTTCAAGCAAAAAACTAAGGCGGGCGAAATTGGCTCATCCACCATGCCGCACAAAGTCAATCCGATTGATTTTGAAAATTCCGAGGGTAACTTGGGGTTAGCGAATGCACTACTCAAACATTTGTCTGAAAAACTCCCAGTCTCGCGCTGGCAGCGTGACTTGACGGATTCCACCGTCCTGCGCAACATCGGCGTGGCGCTTGGTTACACCTTACTCGCTTACGATAGCTGCCTGCGTGGCTTAAACAAGCTAGAAACCAATCACGAGCGTTTAGCCAGCGATCTGGATGCAACATGGGAAGTTTTGGCAGAGCCAGTGCAAACGGTGATGCGTCGTTATGGCGTAGAAAATCCTTACGAGCAATTGAAGGAATTGACACGCGGCAAAGGGATTTCTAAAGAGGCTTTGCGAGCGTTTGTCGCCGGTCTGGCAATTCCACAAGAAGCCAAAGATTTGCTGTTAGAAATGACACCAGCAAATTACATCGGTATTGCTGCGAAATTGGCGAAAGCGATTTAGACAGATACGACAAACGGCAAAAAAATGGCGCATATGCAAAAATAATGCGCCATTTTTTATTTTGGCTTTAACCCAGATTTTCTATTCGATCGCTATCGCTTGGGAGAAATACAGGGGACATACATGACTCAAAATAAGTTAGTCCCGATTTCAACCCAGATTTTCCATTGGAACAGCGACAAGTGTGCCTTTGGCGAACTGACTGGCTAGAC of the Undibacterium sp. 5I1 genome contains:
- the purB gene encoding adenylosuccinate lyase, coding for MSLSTLSALSPLDGRYASKVNALRATLSESGFMHHRVKVEVSWLQALSQAGFAEIKPFSTAANALLEKIVSEFSEEDAARIKAIEAITNHDVKAVEYWLKESVGLPLPDSYGHLPVRALAIDTAITQELKAAAEFIHFACTSEDINNTSHGMMLKSARDGVMLPALQNLITRLTELALTNADVPMLSRTHGQSASPTTLGKEMANVVARLQRAAQRIAQVEILGKMNGAVGNYNAHLSAYPKHDWESFSKNVIEQRLGLVYNPYTIQIEPHDYMAEMFDAFARANTILLDLNRDIWGYISVGYFKQKTKAGEIGSSTMPHKVNPIDFENSEGNLGLANALLKHLSEKLPVSRWQRDLTDSTVLRNIGVALGYTLLAYDSCLRGLNKLETNHERLASDLDATWEVLAEPVQTVMRRYGVENPYEQLKELTRGKGISKEALRAFVAGLAIPQEAKDLLLEMTPANYIGIAAKLAKAI